Proteins co-encoded in one Capnocytophaga ochracea DSM 7271 genomic window:
- the porV gene encoding type IX secretion system outer membrane channel protein PorV yields MNCTRLFCFLCVFLFAKTPLFCQEEKSISTAFPFLILNSDAISAGKGEVGVASSPDVFSQRVNASKYIFLPTSSAVAINYMPFTHRAVRDVFLGGITFYKKRIRDAFGANFSYFSIGDVNLTQDIGQQSYMLGTFKPTELSLEGSYSLQLSQSFAMGVTSRFLSSQLSIPSQGKSVARALAFDIAGYFYSQEHFISSLLYRYTWGFQLSNVGTKVKYDDLGRSFYLPTQLKLGAGFLLQTDSYNEWELSIEAQKYLVPTPNEQGVPDKDIIEALITSFYDAPNGFREEFHEINWAIGLEYKYNQSFFLRSGFFYQHKDKGDRKFLSIGAGFAFNNWQMDVAYPFSFSTYKNPFHTFKLNLIYRFGQ; encoded by the coding sequence ATGAACTGCACTCGGTTATTTTGTTTCCTCTGTGTGTTTCTGTTTGCGAAAACACCCCTCTTTTGTCAAGAAGAAAAGTCTATTTCTACCGCTTTTCCGTTCTTAATTCTTAATTCTGATGCTATATCAGCAGGAAAAGGAGAAGTAGGGGTAGCTTCCTCTCCCGATGTATTTTCTCAAAGAGTGAATGCTTCCAAATATATCTTTCTACCTACTTCTTCAGCAGTAGCCATTAATTATATGCCCTTCACCCATAGAGCTGTGCGCGATGTGTTTTTAGGGGGGATTACTTTTTACAAAAAGAGAATACGCGATGCTTTCGGAGCAAATTTCTCATATTTCAGTATCGGTGATGTGAACTTAACCCAAGACATAGGGCAACAATCATATATGTTAGGCACTTTCAAGCCTACTGAGCTTTCATTGGAGGGCTCTTATAGTTTGCAATTAAGTCAATCGTTCGCAATGGGGGTTACCTCTCGTTTTTTAAGCTCACAACTATCTATTCCTTCGCAAGGGAAGAGTGTTGCCCGAGCATTAGCTTTTGATATAGCAGGCTATTTCTATTCACAAGAACACTTTATTAGTAGTTTGTTATACCGATACACTTGGGGATTCCAACTTTCTAATGTAGGAACAAAGGTGAAGTACGACGACTTGGGCAGGTCTTTCTATCTTCCCACCCAACTGAAATTAGGAGCAGGTTTTTTATTGCAAACCGATAGTTATAACGAGTGGGAACTCTCGATAGAAGCACAGAAATACCTTGTGCCTACCCCTAATGAGCAAGGTGTCCCCGACAAAGATATTATAGAAGCCTTAATAACCTCTTTCTACGATGCTCCTAATGGTTTTCGTGAAGAGTTTCACGAGATTAATTGGGCAATAGGTTTAGAATACAAGTATAACCAATCGTTTTTCTTGCGCTCAGGGTTCTTCTACCAACACAAGGACAAAGGCGACCGAAAGTTCCTATCCATAGGAGCAGGGTTTGCCTTTAACAATTGGCAAATGGATGTAGCCTATCCTTTTTCATTTTCTACTTATAAAAACCCATTTCATACCTTTAAACTTAATCTCATTTATCGCTTTGGACAGTAG